In Silene latifolia isolate original U9 population chromosome 3, ASM4854445v1, whole genome shotgun sequence, a single window of DNA contains:
- the LOC141647449 gene encoding exonuclease DPD1, chloroplastic/mitochondrial, producing MRTAPMCFMVFRVPGCKVYSWVNTWRNGFDNLNRSCKQGHTFRLISSSVCEQGASRRWTRRPITSISEGKSKKVSSTAANISRGITDEIVTPVTRNLPIKKTDDRNNQQIQCTDVCQSKAVNKDLAERATFIAFDLETTGVSRDRDRIIEIGLVDFEGGDKSTFNTLVNPGCTVDNFEIHKISTKMVCEPGVPRMEELIPILLQFVKSRQKPDAPVILVAHNARTFDVPFLKSEFDRCSFEIPSDWLFLDTLPISRRLWKSKGLKSTGMCSQGFLCKHYGIKVEGSAHRADSDASALKMLLHKLSFELNLSKADLWQETFTVDELKSKSTKKEKGAK from the exons ATGAGAACTGCTCCAATGTGTTTTATGGTCTTTCGAGTTCCTGGATGCAAAGTTTACTCTTGGGTCAATACATGGCGGAATGGGTTTGACAACTTGAATAGATCATGTAAACAAGGCCATACTTTTAGGTTAATAAGTTCCAGTGTGTGTGAGCAAGGAGCAAGTAGAAGGTGGACCAGGAGACCCATAACCTCGATAAGTGAAGGAAAGAGCAAAAAGGTTTCGAGTACTGCAGCCAACATTAGTCGTGGAATAACTGATGAAATAGTTACTCCAGTTACCAGAAACTTACCTATAAAGAAAACAGATGATAGGAATAACCAACAGATACAATGTACAGATGTTTGCCAATCGAAAGCTGTGAATAAGGATTTGGCCGAGCGTGCAACTTTTATTGCGTTCGATCTTGAGACAACTGGAGTGAGTAGAGATAGAGACAGAATCATTGAGATTGGTCTCGTAGATTTCGAAGGTGGTGACAAAAGCACCTTCAACACACTGGTTAACCCTGGCTGCACTGTAGATAATTTCGAAATTCATAAAATCAGTACAAAGATGGTCTGCGAACCTGGTGTTCCAAG GATGGAGGAGCTTATTCCAATTTTGTTACAGTTTGTCAAAAGCCGCCAAAAGCCAGACGCGCCTGTGATTTTGGTAGCTCATAATGCTCGGACATTTGATGTACCATTCTTGAAAAGTGAATTTGACCGCTGCTCTTTTGAAATTCCTTCTGATTGGCTGTTTTTAGATACACTTCCTATTTCCCGCCGGCTATGGAAATCCAAAG GTTTGAAGAGTACAGGGATGTGCTCACAAGGATTCCTTTGTAAGCATTATGGAATCAAGGTAGAAGGGTCCGCTCACAGAGCCGACTCAGATGCGAGTGCATTGAAAATGCTGCTTCATAAGCTTTCATTCGAATTGAATCTGTCGAAAGCTGATCTATGGCAAGAGACGTTCACAGTTGACGAATTAAAGAGTAAAAGCACGAAGAAGGAAAAAGGCGCCAAATAG
- the LOC141648876 gene encoding uncharacterized protein LOC141648876, whose product MRCVRTVSYEVLINGSPSAAFVPGRGLRQGDPLSPYLFILCAEVLSSMIRRKVEEGVLHGIRVAPLSPVVSHLFFADDSLIFVKANETQARVVMDLLGQYESASGQLVSKEKTTVSFSKGTAAWRRDKVVSVLGVRVVQEQGKYLGLPTVIGHSKQVLNKVVRDKLNSKMQGWRGKLFSRAGREILIKAVAQSIPTYAMSVFKLPANFCDELRSIVSRFWWGSENGKRKISWVAWEAMCRAKAKGGMGFRDFGKFNLALLAKQAWRLICNEESLMVRVLKGKYFPNCSFMDAVVGNNSSYTWRSICEAKHVMGLGVRRRVGDGKGTRVWLDPWIPGTSSRCVISPRGDLDLEMKVDELMVTGEARWDREKIGAMFLPFEAERIMSITLSDLAQEDSWCWDGARDGEYSVREGYRLLAADGSDEGEQSDTSMGSWLWKAIWSTPVLPRIKVFMLQLCSDALPVNSNIATRRNKLLFDNGMWTGERVFRRVTDVVWEMKCSMEDRSEELRRQGSLLEEGHWTRPSGGVWKVNVDAGVKEGMGVGLGAVCRDGDGRVAWAVSVQSDGVCPVQMAEAEAVLLGLKEARRVGMRDVIVESDCLNVVADLQGGKKGRSDIFLIYKEILSLVPSFDSVIFNYTRRDCNKLAHLVAHASPWILGRRFWLDVLPLSFANVAEQDLINI is encoded by the exons atgagatgTGTTCGAACTGTGTCGTATGAAGTGCTTATTAATGGGTCTCCGTCTGCTGCGTTTGTACCGGGCAGGGGGTTGCGTCAGGGGGATCCGTTATCTccttacttgtttattctatGCGCAGAAGTGCTTTCAAGTATGATTAGGCGTAAGGTGGAGGAGGGAGTGCTTCATGGGATCCGGGTGGCACCGCTTTCACCGGTTGTCTCGCATCTTTTCTTCGCAGACGATAGTTTAATTTTTGTTAAAGCTAACGAGACTCAGGCCCGGGTTGTCATGGACTTGTTGGGTCAGTATGAAAGTGCTTCTGGGCAGTTGGTTAGTAAGGAGAAGACTACGGTGTCTTTTAGCAAGGGTACAGCTGCTTGGCGGAGAGATAAGGTAGTTTCGGTGTTGGGTGTTCGAGTTGTGCAGGAGCAAGGAAAATATTTAGGCTTACCTACGGTTATCGGTCACTCCAAACAGGTTCTTAATAAGGTTGTCCGTGACAAGTTGAATAGTAAGATGCAAGGTTGGCGTGGTAAGTTATTTAGCCGAGCGGGTAGGGAGATTCTGATAAAGGCGGTGGCCCAATCTATTCCTACTTATGCGATGAGCGTTTTTAAGTTACCAGCTAATTTTTGTGACGAGCTTCGTTCTATTGTCTCGAGATTTTGGTGGGGCTCGGAGAATGGGAAAAGGAAGATATCATGGGTGGCATGGGAAGCAATGTGTCGTGCAAAGGCTAAGGGGGGAATGGGTTTTCGAGATTTTGGTAAGTTTAATCTAGCGCTTTTAGCTAAGCAAGCCTGGCGGTTGATTTGTAATGAGGAGAGCTTAATGGTCCGAGTTCTGAAGGGCAAATATTTTCCGAATTGTTCTTTTATGGATGCTGTGGTAGGAAATAATTCAAGTTATACTTGGAGGAGTATCTGTGAGGCAAAGCATGTGATGGGGTTGGGTGTCCGGAGACGGGTGGGCGACGGAAAGGGTACGAGGGTGTGGCTGGACCCGTGGATACCTGGTACGTCTTCCAGGTGTGTGATTTCGCCGCGAGGTGATTTAGATCTGGAAATGAAGGTTGATGAGCTGATGGTGACAGGGGAGGCAAGGTGGGATAGGGAGAAGATTGGGGCTATGTTTCTTCCTTTTGAAGCAGAGAGGATTATGAGTATAACGCTGAGTGATTTAGCACAGGAGGACAGTTGGTGCTGGGATGGGGCGCGTGACGGGGAGTACTCGGTTCGGGAGGGATACCGGTTGTTAGCTGCGGATGGGAGTGATGAAGGGGAGCAGTCCGATACATCGATGGGGAGCTGGCTTTGGAAGGCGATTTGGAGTACACCGGTATTACCAAGAATTAAAGTATTCATGTTGCAGCTGTGTAGTGATGCGTTACCGGTTAACAGTAATATTGCTACCCGG AGAAATAAATTGTTATTTGACAATGGAATGTGGACGGGTGAGAGAGTTTTTAGAAGAGTGACGGATGTGGTTTGGGAGATGAAATGCTCGATGGAGGATAGGTCTGAGGAGCTAAGGAGGCAAGGGAGTTTGTTGGAAGAGGGTCACTGGACTAGGCCGAGTGGTGGTGTGTGGAAGGTTAATGTTGACGCAGGCGTTAAGGAGGGTATGGGTGTAGGGTTGGGAGCAGTGTGCAGGGACGGTGATGGAAGGGTGGCTTGGGCAGTGTCGGTTCAGTCAGACGGTGTTTGTCCCGTGCAAATGGCGGAGGCGGAGGCTGTTCTACTTGGGTTGAAGGAGGCTCGGCGTGTTGGGATGAGGGATGTTATCGTCGAAAGCGATTGTCTTAACGTGGTTGCGGATCTTCAGGGAGGAAAGAAGGGGCGCAGCGATATTTTCCTTATTTACAAAGAAATTTTAAGTTTAGTTCCGTCTTTTGATTCTGTTatttttaattatactcgtaggGATTGTAATAAGCTAGCTCACTTAGTAGCGCATGCTTCGCCATGGATCTTAGGTAGGAGATTTTGGTTGGATGTTTTGCCATTGTCTTTTGCGAATGTTGCGGAGCAggatttaattaatatatga
- the LOC141647446 gene encoding syntaxin-43-like isoform X1 → MATRNRTILFKKHRDALKSVRAPTSSIELAATSLIRPSYTPLSTHDPATSSSQGAVAVSLPPAWVDVSEDVASNVHRARSKMAELTKAHAKALMPSFGDGKEDQRRIENLTNEITDLIRRSEKQLQRLSAVGRTEDSNIRKNVQRSLATDLQSLSMELRKKQSTYLKRLQLQKEGTDGVDFEININGSKSKVEDDDFEEPVFNELQLARIKKSEAFTVEREREIQQVVESVNELAQIMKDLSVLVIDQGTIVDRIDYNIQNVASSVDAGLKQLQKAERTQRRGGMVKCATVLIIMCFVMLVLLILKEIFL, encoded by the exons ATGGCGACCAGAAATCGGACAATCTTGTTTAAGAAGCATAGAGATGCTTTAAAGAGTGTTCGTGCTCCTACATCGAGTATTGAATTAGCTGCGACGTCGTTGATTCGTCCTTCTTATACTCCTCTTAGTACTCATGATCCCGCTACTTCCTCCAG TCAGGGTGCCGTAGCTGTGAGTTTACCACCAGCCTGGGTAGATGTATCTGAAGATGTGGCATCAAATGTGCATCGTGCACGTTCCAAGATGGCTGAATTGACAAAGGCTCATGCAAAAGCATTAATGCCATCGTTTGGAGATGGTAAGGAAGATCAACGCCGAATAGAGAACCTTACAAATGAAATAACTGACTTGATAAGGAGATCAGAGAAGCAACTTCAAAGACTATCTGCTGTTGGACGTACAGAGGACTCAAATATCAGGAAAAATGTGCAG CGTTCACTGGCTACTGACCTGCAAAGCTTGTCAATGGAGCTTCGGAAGAAACAATCTACATACCTAAAGCGCCTTCAGCTGCAAAAAGAG GGCACAGATGGAGTAGACTTCGAAATCAATATTAATGGAAGCAAATCGAAAGTAGAAGATGATGACTTTGAAGAGCCG GTGTTCAATGAACTTCAGCTTGCTAGAATAAAGAAGAGTGAAGCCTTCACAGTTGAAAGGGAACGGGAAATTCAGCAG GTGGTGGAATCCGTCAATGAGCTTGCTCAGATCATGAAGGACCTCTCAGTGCTGGTGATAGATCAG GGTACAATTGTTGATCGGATTGACTACAACATTCAGAATGTAGCCTCGTCAGTTGATGCGGGCTTGAAACAACTTCAGAAG GCAGAAAGAACACAGAGACGTGGCGGAATGGTGAAATGTGCCACAGTTCTCATCATAATGTGCTTCGTCATGTTGGTTCTCCTGATTTTGAAGGAAATATTTTTGTAA
- the LOC141647446 gene encoding syntaxin-43-like isoform X2 translates to MATRNRTILFKKHRDALKSVRAPTSSIELAATSLIRPSYTPLSTHDPATSSSQGAVAVSLPPAWVDVSEDVASNVHRARSKMAELTKAHAKALMPSFGDGKEDQRRIENLTNEITDLIRRSEKQLQRLSAVGRTEDSNIRKNVQRSLATDLQSLSMELRKKQSTYLKRLQLQKEGTDGVDFEININGSKSKVEDDDFEEPVFNELQLARIKKSEAFTVEREREIQQVVESVNELAQIMKDLSVLVIDQGTIVDRIDYNIQNVASSVDAGLKQLQKAERTQRRGGMVKCATVLIIMCFVMCVL, encoded by the exons ATGGCGACCAGAAATCGGACAATCTTGTTTAAGAAGCATAGAGATGCTTTAAAGAGTGTTCGTGCTCCTACATCGAGTATTGAATTAGCTGCGACGTCGTTGATTCGTCCTTCTTATACTCCTCTTAGTACTCATGATCCCGCTACTTCCTCCAG TCAGGGTGCCGTAGCTGTGAGTTTACCACCAGCCTGGGTAGATGTATCTGAAGATGTGGCATCAAATGTGCATCGTGCACGTTCCAAGATGGCTGAATTGACAAAGGCTCATGCAAAAGCATTAATGCCATCGTTTGGAGATGGTAAGGAAGATCAACGCCGAATAGAGAACCTTACAAATGAAATAACTGACTTGATAAGGAGATCAGAGAAGCAACTTCAAAGACTATCTGCTGTTGGACGTACAGAGGACTCAAATATCAGGAAAAATGTGCAG CGTTCACTGGCTACTGACCTGCAAAGCTTGTCAATGGAGCTTCGGAAGAAACAATCTACATACCTAAAGCGCCTTCAGCTGCAAAAAGAG GGCACAGATGGAGTAGACTTCGAAATCAATATTAATGGAAGCAAATCGAAAGTAGAAGATGATGACTTTGAAGAGCCG GTGTTCAATGAACTTCAGCTTGCTAGAATAAAGAAGAGTGAAGCCTTCACAGTTGAAAGGGAACGGGAAATTCAGCAG GTGGTGGAATCCGTCAATGAGCTTGCTCAGATCATGAAGGACCTCTCAGTGCTGGTGATAGATCAG GGTACAATTGTTGATCGGATTGACTACAACATTCAGAATGTAGCCTCGTCAGTTGATGCGGGCTTGAAACAACTTCAGAAG GCAGAAAGAACACAGAGACGTGGCGGAATGGTGAAATGTGCCACAGTTCTCATCATAATGTGCTTCGTCAT GTGTGTGCTGTAA
- the LOC141648875 gene encoding uncharacterized protein LOC141648875 produces MNLLSLNCRGLGNPSAVGGLRNLVRREAPALVFLCETKLSSEEMKSVFLRFEDYVGMAVDSVGRSGGLAFMWRRDVHVVFRSASVHFMDFDIRIDDIGWRCTGFYGWPAVQDRYLSWELLRSLGARRQMNSFREAVDVCELSDLGFEGYEFTFDNGQAGVDNRQCRLDRAFSTEGWRELFPYAKVVNMNREWSDHSPVKVVLDGRERLDGPRVRNFRFEQIWVGEEGCEDTIKKTWEEEDWNVVETIARCARELQKWKGVSIGKIMRDLSRKRRRLEWLNSSERSVENVRERKAVIKSINCLLQQEEVFWRQRSRALWLKAGDRNTKYFHRKAGQRKKKNRIGRIIVEGERVVTGVEEIKGAAVGFFSSLFTSSEEEVFEALQQMHPLKAPGPDGMNALFYQTYWHIVGPSVTRMVLRILNDGESPEIINSTRIVLIPKKKAPDKFTDFRPISLCNVLYKLVAKVLANRLKQFLVNLVSENQSAFTPGRLISDNILVAFELFHYMKNARSGGGHMALKLDMAKAYDRVEWVFFGEGTASYGV; encoded by the exons atgaatcTCTTGAGTCTCAACTGCAGGGGGCTGGGCAATCCCTCTGCAGTTGGTGGGCTCCGGAATCTTGTCCGGAGGGAGGCCCCAGCTTTGGTCTTTCTGTGTGAGACGAAGCTGAGTAGTGAGGAGATGAAGTCGGTTTTTTTACGTTTTGAGGATTATGTTGGTATGGCGGTGGATAGTGTGGGGAGGTCTGGGGGTCTGGCTTTTATGTGGCGGAGAGATGTTCATGTTGTGTTTCGGTCTGCTTCTGTTCATTTCATGGATTTTGATATTCGGATAGATGATATTGGTTGGAGATGTACGGGTTTCTATGGGTGGCCGGCAGTTCAAGATCGTTACTTATCTTGGGAGCTACTTCGGTCCCTAG GGGCACGGCGGCAAATGAACAGTTTTCGAGAGGCTGTGGATGTGTGTGAGCTGAGTGACTTAGgttttgaggggtatgaattTACTTTTGACAATGGACAAGCTGGGGTAGATAACAGGCAGTGTCGGTTGGATCGTGCGTTTAGTACTGAGGGATGGCGGGAACTTTTCCCGTATGCGAAGGTGGTTAATATGAACCGTGAGTGGTCGGATCACTCGCCTGTTAAGGTGGTTCTGGATGGCCGTGAGAGGCTTGACGGGCCGCGGGTGCGTAATTTCCGTTTTGAACAAATATGGGTAGGGGAGGAAGGGTGTGAGGATACTATTAAGAAAACGTGGGAGGAGGAGGATTGGAATGTCGTGGAGACTATTGCTAGGTGTGCGCGAGAGTTGCAGAAATGGAAGGGGGTGAGTATCGGCAAGATAATGAGAGATTTGAGTCGTAAGAGGAGGAGGTTGGAGTGGTTGAATAGCAGCGAGAGGTCCGTGGAGAACGTGCGAGAAAGGAAGGCTGTCATTAAAAGTATTAATTGTCTATTGCAGCAGGAGGAAGTCTTCTGGAGGCAGAGGTCGAGGGCATTGTGGctgaaggcgggtgatagaaatacCAAGTACTTTCATAGGAAGGCGGGGCAGCGGAAGAAGAAGAATCGAATTGGCAGGATTATTGTCGAAGGGGAGCGAGTTGTGACTGGGGTAGAGGAGATAAAGGGTGCGGCTGTGGGATTCTTTAGCTCTCTGTTTACGTCTTCG GAAGAGGAGGTGTTCGAGGCGCTACAGCAAATGCATCCCCTGAAAGCACCTGGACCTGACGGTATGAATGCTCTCTTTTATCAAACATATTGGCATATTGTGGGTCCGTCTGTTACGCGGATGGTTCTTCGTATTTTGAACGACGGTGAGAGCCCTGAAATTATAAATAGTACTCGTATCGTGTTAATCCCGAAGAAGAAGGCGCCAGATAAATTCACTGACTTTCGGCCGATAAGCTTATGCAATGTCTTGTATAAGTTAGTGGCTAAAGTGCTCGCAAACAGATTGAAACAATTTCTGGTAAATTTAGTTTCGGAGAATCAGAGTGCCTTTACTCCAGGGAGATTAATTTCTGATAATATTTTGGTTGCTTTTGAGTTGTTTCATTACATGAAGAATGCTCGTAGTGGGGGCGGTCACATGGCGCTGAAGTTGGATATGGCGAAGGCGTATGATAGAGTTGAATGGGTTTTTTTTGGAGAAGGTACTGCTAGCTATGGGGTTTGA